A single region of the Hypanus sabinus isolate sHypSab1 chromosome 21, sHypSab1.hap1, whole genome shotgun sequence genome encodes:
- the LOC132378782 gene encoding general transcription factor II-I repeat domain-containing protein 2-like: MKTFLGSKGLTFPELEQPEWLEKLHFMVDMTAHLNTLNTALQGKGRTALHMLEDVLAFERKLTVLARDLQKGTLSHFPNLREFKQGHDMIISEYLHSAIIAMQTSFGKRFCEFREEKNTLSFPVTPLSIDPSLLNTTALAGVSQPDLEMELADIADKDIWVSKFRRLTADLEDVARQKAVLAQKHKWSDIENLTDDSLRSCVKMKVTSYSPDVQTLCAEVQEQKSH; this comes from the coding sequence atgaaaactttcctgggcagcaaagggctcacctttcctgagctggaacagccagagtggctggaaaagctacacttcatggtagacatgacagcgcacctgaacacgctgaacacagctcttcaggggaaaggacgtacagccctgcacatgttggaggatgttttggcattcgagcgcaagttgacagtgcttgccagagatttacagaaaggcactttgtctcacttccccaatttgagagagttcaaacaaggtcacgacatgataatttcggagtatttacattctgcaatcatcgcaatgcaaacatcgtttgggaaacgcttctgtgagttcagagaggaaaaaaacacattatccttcccggtcactcccttaagcatcgatccttccctactgaatacgactgcattggcaggtgtgagtcaacctgatcttgagatggaactggccgacatagccgacaaagacatatgggtgtccaagtttagacgcttgacagcagaccttgaagatgttgcccgtcagaaggccgttcttgctcagaaacacaaatggagtgatattgaaaacctcacagatgacagcttgcgatcctgtgtaaagatgaaggtgacatcatacagccctgatgtgcagacgctgtgcgctgaggtccaggagcagaaatcccattaa